TTTTCATTGCCATGTCTACACAACTCAGCATAGACGGACTAAAAAGCTATTACGCTAGTAAGCTGCGCCATAAAATCAAAGAAGACAAAGTTAAAAAGCTGAACAAAATCGCCGGCGTAATCATCATCTTCTTTGCATTCTGGATGATCATCAAAACATATCTGAAGTTTTATGCATAAAAAAAGTGATGGAATTAATTCCACCACTTATAACTTTAAACCTAAAACTTACAATCTAATAAGCTCTTTGGTTGTTTCCTTCTTTCCAGTTTACAAAAGCCTTGTTTACCACTTTGTTTCCACCTGGAGTTGGATAATTACCAGAAAAATACCAGTCACCAGTATGGTTAGGACAAGCTACGTGTAAATTATCAAGTGTTTGATAAATCACTTCAACCTCTGCCGTAATATTTGTGGGCGTAATAATTTTTGTAATCTGAGCAGAGATCTCTTCCTGGGTAAATGGTCTGTAAATGTCCTTTACATGGTTTACAATCTCTTCTTTAGGCAACAATAAAGAAGCCTTACATTTTTCATAAACTTCCTCAATGATATGTTCCAGTCCTCTGGCTTTCAATAATTGTATGGCGGCCTCAAATGCAACAAATTGTCCCATTTTAGACATGTCTATCCCATAACAATCAGGATAACGGATCTGTGGCGCAGAAGAAACAATCACAATCTTCTTAGGATGCAGCCTGTCAATGATCTTGATGATACTTTGTTTTAAGGTCGTCCCCCTCACAATAGAGTCGTCCACAGCTACCAGCGTATCTGTATGATTTTTAATCACACCATAAGTAGTGTCATAAACATGGGCTACCATATCCTGGCGGTCAGCATCCTGAGTAATAAAAGTCCTCAGTTTAACATCTTTAATCGCCAGCTTCTCAACCCTTGGGTTCATAGACAGCAATTCATCCAGTTCCTCATCGCTTAACTGATCCTTGCGGTTAATGAGGGCTTCTTTCTGAACATTCCTGATGTAACTGTGCAAACCTTCCACCATACCGTAAAAAGAAACTTCCGCGGTATTCGGAATAAATGAAAATACAGTGTTTTTCAAATCAGCACCGGTAGATTTCAGGATCTGGTCACAAAGCAATGCACCCAGGTGTTTTCTTTCTCTATAAATTTCGGCATCACTGCCTCTCGAAAAATAAATGCGCTCAAAAGAACAAGCTCTTTTTTCCTCAGGTTCCCTGAAAACTTCCTGACTTACTGTCCCATCTTTTTTAACAATCAATGCATGTCCCGGTTCAATCTCTTTAACATTTTTAAAAGGGATATTAAAGGCAGTTTGAATAGCCGGACGTTCAGAAGCGGCAACAACGATCTCATCATCGGCATAGTAAAAAGCCGGACGGATACCTGAGGGATCACGGAGTACAAATGCATCTCCATTTCCAACAATACCAGAGATGGCATAACCGCCGTCCCAGTTTTTAGCAGAACGTTTTAATATTTTAGCGATGTCCAGATTGTCAGAAATCTTATGGGTAATTTCCACATTGTCCAATCCTTCCTTCTTATATTCATCAAATAATTTTTGATTTTCATCGTCCAGAAAATGTCCGATTTTTTCCAATACCGTTACAGTGTCAGCCTGTTCCTTAGGATGCTGTCCTAACTCGTACAATTGCTCCAGTAACTCATCCACATTGGTCATGTTGAAGTTTCCGGCAATCACCAAATTCCGGGTCATCCAGTTGTTCTGACGTAAAAAGGGATGGCAGTTCTCAATACTGTTCTGTCCATGCGTACCATAACGCAGGTGACCTAATAATACCTCACCGATAAAGCTTACGTTAGCTTTTAACCATTCGGCATCCAGCATCAGTTCAGGTGTTTCATTCTGGATGTCTACAAATTTGTTTTGTACATATCCAAAGATGTCTGCAACCGCATTTTGCGCCATTGAACGGTAACGGCTAATGTAGCGGTGCCCTGGTTTTACGTCAAGTTTAATGGTGGCAATACCAGCACCATCCTGACCGCGGTTGTGCTGTTTTTCCATTAACAAATACAGTTTATTTAAACCGTAAAGTGCTGTTCCATATTTTTCCTGGTAAAAAGAGAGCGGTTTCAAAAGTCGGATAAAGGCTATTCCGCATTCGTGTTTTATCGAGTCACTCATGTACTTGTGTGGTTTGAGCGGCAAATTTACCGTTAATAACAATCAGAACCTAAAAAGAAATGCTTTCTTTCAATTTCCTGACTTAGCAGTAACATGTCTTTACAGACCTTAAACCAGTCCTTTAAGAATCAGCTTTTTAAAGGCACATGTACCGCGTTCACCTCATGCTCCGAAAACAAACTTGCATTGGTATTAAATTTCTCCCTGTCTCCAGATGTATAAAATTTACATTCCCCTTCCTTTCCTAATTTGCTTTCAATTTCAGGGTGACGGTCCAGGTAATCTACCAGGCTATCTGCCACGATATCTCCCTGCGCTAATAACGTGATATTTTCAGAAAGGTAATTTTTGAGTTTAGGAATGAGTAACGGATAATGCGTACAGGCCAGTAAAATACAATCAATATCTGTGGCCTTCGCCATCAATTCATCCAGGTATTCTGTTATAAAATAATCCATCCCCGGACTGTTATGCTCGTTGTTTTCAATCAGCGGTACCCACATCGGACAACTTTGCTGCACAACCTTTAAATCAGGAAAAAAGTGCCCGATTTCAATGGAATAAGAATTAGAATTAACCGTACCACGCGTACCTAATACGCCAACAGTGTTACTTTTTGTAAAACCACCAATAACCTCAGCCGTAGGCCTGATTACCCCCAGTACTCTCCGATCCGGATACTTCAGCGGCAAAATCTTTTGCTGTATGGTTCTCAGCGCTTTGGCTGAAGCAGTATTGCAGGCCAGGATCACCAATGGACAACCCTGTGCAAATAACCATTCCACACATTCCAGGGTA
The Pedobacter sp. MC2016-14 DNA segment above includes these coding regions:
- the murI gene encoding glutamate racemase; translation: METVKQSIGIFDSGYGGLTVFKSIAAKLPQYNYIYFGDNARAPYGDHSFETVYQYTLECVEWLFAQGCPLVILACNTASAKALRTIQQKILPLKYPDRRVLGVIRPTAEVIGGFTKSNTVGVLGTRGTVNSNSYSIEIGHFFPDLKVVQQSCPMWVPLIENNEHNSPGMDYFITEYLDELMAKATDIDCILLACTHYPLLIPKLKNYLSENITLLAQGDIVADSLVDYLDRHPEIESKLGKEGECKFYTSGDREKFNTNASLFSEHEVNAVHVPLKS
- a CDS encoding class II glutamine amidotransferase gives rise to the protein MSDSIKHECGIAFIRLLKPLSFYQEKYGTALYGLNKLYLLMEKQHNRGQDGAGIATIKLDVKPGHRYISRYRSMAQNAVADIFGYVQNKFVDIQNETPELMLDAEWLKANVSFIGEVLLGHLRYGTHGQNSIENCHPFLRQNNWMTRNLVIAGNFNMTNVDELLEQLYELGQHPKEQADTVTVLEKIGHFLDDENQKLFDEYKKEGLDNVEITHKISDNLDIAKILKRSAKNWDGGYAISGIVGNGDAFVLRDPSGIRPAFYYADDEIVVAASERPAIQTAFNIPFKNVKEIEPGHALIVKKDGTVSQEVFREPEEKRACSFERIYFSRGSDAEIYRERKHLGALLCDQILKSTGADLKNTVFSFIPNTAEVSFYGMVEGLHSYIRNVQKEALINRKDQLSDEELDELLSMNPRVEKLAIKDVKLRTFITQDADRQDMVAHVYDTTYGVIKNHTDTLVAVDDSIVRGTTLKQSIIKIIDRLHPKKIVIVSSAPQIRYPDCYGIDMSKMGQFVAFEAAIQLLKARGLEHIIEEVYEKCKASLLLPKEEIVNHVKDIYRPFTQEEISAQITKIITPTNITAEVEVIYQTLDNLHVACPNHTGDWYFSGNYPTPGGNKVVNKAFVNWKEGNNQRAY